The following are encoded together in the Triticum dicoccoides isolate Atlit2015 ecotype Zavitan chromosome 6B, WEW_v2.0, whole genome shotgun sequence genome:
- the LOC119321747 gene encoding uncharacterized protein LOC119321747, with translation MMEGGKKRLVAASVCVLVILLSVQQQSVAEDMSGFCRCYRKCYTACRLKSNRVVCKIACYLGCTGQNDHDAGCRRFCHQASVCDTAATGDDAITTEEAAICVGECPTYRSRRGGKAEAKHG, from the exons ATGATGGAGGGGGGGAAGAAGAGGTTGGTGGCTGCTTCCGTCTGCGTGCTCGTCATTCTGCTATCGGTCCAGCAGCAGTCGGTGGCCGAGGACATGTCGGGGTTCTGCCGGTGCTACCGCAAGTGCTACACGGCGTGCAGGCTCAAAAGCAACCGGGTGGTCTGCAAGATTGCCTGCTACTTGGGGTGCACCGGCCAGAACGACCACGACGCCGGATGCCGGAGGTTCTGTCATCAGGCCTCGGTCTGCGACACGGCGGCCACCGGCGACG ATGCTATTACTACCGAAGAAGCTGCGATCTGTGTGGGGGAGTGCCCCACTTACCGGAGCCGCCGCGGCGGCAAGGCCGAAGCAAAGCACGGCTGA